A genomic segment from Roseibium algicola encodes:
- a CDS encoding phosphopentomutase, protein MPRAILCVLDSFGIGGAADAEAFGDAGADTLGHIAARCAAGEGDKDGLRSGPLNVPNMDRLGLGAAGRLSTGKDVPGLDFDGEPEGLWGYAAEVSNGKDTPSGHWEIAGVPVRFDWGYFPETIPTFPEELIAKISEKAGLNGILGDKHASGTVIIAELGEEHIRTGKPIFYTSADSVIQIAAHEEHYGLEKLYELCEIAREFADPYNIGRVIARPFVGETSDTFQRTANRRDYSVLPPEPTLLDRLTEAGRTVYGVGKISDIFAHQGVARVLKGAGNDQLFDKTLEAMDQAADGDLIFANFIDFDSLYGHRRDVPGYAAALEHFDRRLPEMIARMKDGDLLILTADHGCDPTWRGTDHTREHVPVIATGPGLEGRSVGGRKTYADIGESIADHLGIAVGPNGTSFL, encoded by the coding sequence ATGCCTCGTGCAATTCTGTGCGTTCTGGACAGTTTCGGTATCGGCGGTGCCGCGGATGCGGAAGCCTTTGGTGATGCCGGGGCCGACACTTTGGGCCACATCGCGGCGCGTTGTGCAGCCGGTGAGGGCGACAAGGACGGTCTGCGCTCCGGCCCCTTGAACGTTCCTAACATGGACCGGCTCGGCCTGGGCGCGGCAGGGCGCCTGTCCACCGGCAAGGACGTGCCGGGCCTGGATTTCGATGGCGAGCCGGAAGGCCTGTGGGGCTATGCTGCCGAAGTTTCCAACGGCAAGGACACGCCGTCCGGCCATTGGGAAATCGCCGGTGTGCCTGTGCGCTTCGACTGGGGCTATTTTCCGGAAACGATCCCGACCTTCCCGGAAGAGCTGATTGCAAAGATCAGCGAGAAGGCAGGCCTCAACGGCATCCTGGGTGACAAACACGCCTCCGGCACGGTGATCATTGCCGAACTTGGCGAAGAGCACATTCGCACGGGCAAGCCGATTTTCTATACGTCGGCGGATTCCGTCATCCAGATCGCCGCCCACGAAGAACACTATGGTTTGGAGAAGCTGTACGAACTTTGCGAGATCGCGCGTGAATTTGCCGATCCCTACAACATCGGCCGGGTGATCGCGCGGCCCTTCGTCGGCGAAACTTCGGACACTTTCCAGCGCACCGCCAACCGGCGTGACTATTCGGTGCTACCGCCGGAGCCGACCTTGCTCGACCGTCTGACAGAGGCAGGACGCACGGTCTATGGCGTCGGCAAGATATCCGACATCTTCGCCCATCAGGGCGTTGCCAGGGTGCTGAAGGGCGCAGGCAATGACCAGCTGTTCGACAAGACGCTGGAGGCCATGGACCAGGCTGCCGATGGCGACCTGATCTTCGCCAATTTCATCGATTTCGACTCCCTCTACGGTCACCGCCGGGATGTTCCGGGATATGCAGCCGCACTGGAGCATTTCGACCGCCGCTTGCCGGAAATGATTGCCAGGATGAAGGACGGTGATCTCCTGATCCTCACGGCAGATCACGGCTGCGATCCGACCTGGCGTGGCACGGACCACACCCGCGAACATGTCCCGGTGATCGCAACCGGTCCGGGTCTCGAAGGCAGAAGCGTCGGTGGTCGCAAGACCTATGCCGATATCGGTGAAAGTATCGCCGATCATCTGGGCATTGCGGTGGGGCCGAACGGCACGAGTTTTCTGTAG